The sequence below is a genomic window from Pseudorasbora parva isolate DD20220531a chromosome 4, ASM2467924v1, whole genome shotgun sequence.
aaaatgttcattgtattaacaacattttttaatttcaatgaactcaaaattttaagtcaaccaggtaacttttttctaaatatttttttacagtgtacgtaTCTCGCTTTTGAGTTTACGGTTTGGTACATCGGGGAgagaaaactaaatataaaatagctttttatttatttttattcaacagtggtttactgaacaaattttgtctgtcattaaattaattaaattataacttAAAGTTCCCTTTCAAGGGAACTCGTGCTGAGTCAAAATTCTGTGAAAAACGCCTGCGTGATTACGTCATGAAGCGTGTGTAGAATCAGTCCAATCGGAAGACGGAACATCACAGGCGGGTGACATCACAGACCCGAAAACTATACAGCaaccgcgaacacaaacagataCTAGAAAGGGAGTATTTCCTActtgaaagggaacgtctcgttacgtatgtaaccttagttccctgaagagggaatAATGAGATGCTGCATCACCCTGCCATACTCCCTGCATGCCCGTGATCAACTTACTCTTACTTCAGACTTTTTCAGAAGCTAGTATCTGTTTGTGTTCACAGGTGatttatagtttccgggtccATGACGTCACCAGCCTATGGCGTTCTGTCTTCcgaacagacagcagacaaacagcaatccacctgtcactcaagttGCCACGTTCTTAATTATACAGAACTTTAagacttaatataatttaaacgaatgtgttctaaaaaaaatcaccaCCTTACAATTGTCAGGAAGGGCATAATTAgctatatagaccaaaaccactttttgtaccaggctgtaaacatatttttttggatgtaaaaattgtcattttaaCATGGAAGGGGTCTATGGGTTTGACTTTACAttttggagcctgtctctagtggccagccGATGAATTGCCATTTAAGTGTTAGATTCAAGAGAGAGACtgggaggttgctgcttggcTATCGCTTGTCTCTGCTTtttcttaaactgtgttttgaTCCAATGATTTAGTACTCTTTCAGAACATACAAGATAACACCCCCTACCATATAACAGTGAAGACAAGGAAAGCCGGAAAATTCCATCcatggcagggaaagagttaattaaaCTGCCTTTTCAGATATTATCTTTCAATATTCAGAGACAGCTACTGTTATGAGTGACCAGCGATCTGTCAGCAGTTGGTGTGTGTAGAGAGTGTTTCTCACCCATAACTCTGGCCTGTAATCTAATTCGGACGCTGCTGTCCCGCCTGCTCCTGTTGACCAGGGTGAGTTCCTCCTGCACCACTCCCTCCTGCTGAGCACTGTACTCACAAACCACCTTCACTCCCCCTTCAAAGAGTGGAGAAAGATAGAAGATAGAGAGGGGTAAAAAGACAACACAAAATAATAAGGACAATAAAAGTAAAACAGCTAAAAATAAAGGCATCAGTGATCAGCTTAAGACTGAAGATCTTAAGATTGAAATCATCACAGCGGAAAAATCATCCAACTGAGTGCAGAGTGCTAGCATCTTTTTTTAGAATGTAAATTGTATTCTCGGATATGGCAAACCTAATAAGACTTACCTAGAGATTCAAATGTGGGAAAATTACACCACTTTAAATGCACTATGTGTGTTTCAGCTAATGGAGAGATCGATGAGAGATTGGAATATGAGTGTGAGTATTGATCGTAACATCAGCTATAGCATTTGTCTTGAAGTTTTATTACACATTAACTGCTCTGATAGTGCTtacactactggtcaaaagTATGGtttaattaagatttttttatgcttttgaaAGATGTCTCTTATGCATACCAAAGTTGTAATAATAATTGATAATTAAGCAGCTAATAAGtaaatcagaatgatttctgaaggatattgtggcactgaagactggagtaatgctgctgaaaattcagctttcaaaacacaaaaagacattttaaaaaatatttaaatagaaaacgcctcagttacgactgtaacctctGTTCCCTGAAGAGGTTGCTTTGTGTGATGATGTCTTGAAGCACATCAGTCCAATGGTGTGAAGGGACACCAAGGGTGGGTGACATCATGAACCAGAAAGCTATAAAGCTTTCCAAAACGCAGCCACGCTAGCTTTAAAAAAGTCTGAAGTAGTCGCTGACAGGCACATCAGAGATGGCAAggtgacgcagtgtctcgttccctcttcagggaactgaggttactattgtaaccaaGGCGTTTTCTTTCAAGGGAATTCACTCTGCATCGATTGACACTGATAAATCTCGCAAATGTCTTCGGTGAGGACCACCCTGCTGCATCACAATCATCTTGAAGAGAAAACTCCTGACATAAGGGCCTTAGAGGCCACCAGACTCTTAGTAGAATGGAAATGGACAGCCATAGGAGAAGGCTGTCCGACCaactcataagcaagtgagaccACACACTTACTCATTCTTTACTTAGATGCAGGGGACCCTTTGCTAGGACCCAATACATACGAACAGCTGTTCAGATTTAGgacacagggcagctctgtggataTAGGCATCTAGAACCCTAATGGGGCATAGTAAATTACTATTTTCCTGGTAAGAATTTTGAAGAGGAGGACAAAAGGCCTGTAGCAAATAGATCTAGCTACACTAGTAGGGACCTTAGTATTATAACCTGTACTAGGATGAAGGAATGCTTTAACCATGCCATATGCAAATTCCATGATTTAAAGCGGACGCACGCTCTGACGCTCCTAATATTTAATATAGTAGACCACCAATGTGTTGTCTGTGCGGACAAGCACatgatggcccctgaggtcTGTGATGAAGTTCTTCAGAGCAAGAAATACAGACAACATCTACAGGCGGTTGATATGCCATAGGAGATGATAGTCTCTCCACAGACCCTGAGTCAAGCATTTCTCTATGATCGCATCCCAGCctgtgagagaggcgtctgttgTTAGCGTCTTGCAATGACCAGAAGCCCTCAACACAGGACTCTGGTATAGGAACCAAGGTTTCTCCCACATAACTAGAGCACGTAAGCATTGCTGCGTGACCCTGATCATGCAAAAGGGGTTGTCCCTTGGGGAAAACTTTTTGGTTCTGTTCTGAGCCACCACTATAGGGGTCTCATGTACAGTATAACAgtccaaaaggtatcacgttggatgAAAAAGCAACTCGATATTGGTGTGCGATGCCCCCCAAAAGCAAACcccaggaacttcctgtgatatGGTAGGATTAATACGTGGAAGTATGCGTCCTTGAGATCTACATATCGTGACAAACTATACCTCAGACCTGATTTGTGGCCTGATTTTCCTCAAGGTTAACATTTTGAACTTTAGTTGCATGACCGATACATTCAGATCCCGAAGATCCAAAATGGGAAtcctttggaactatgaagtaccggctatAAATTCCGGTTTCCACGTTGGAGGAAGGTATATATTCTATGGCCCCTTTCTCTCACATTGTTTTCACTTCTTCTTTCATTAGAAGaacctgctccgggcccaccactGTGGATAGGACCTCATAAACCTTGGCAGGTGAGACCTGAACtgtatttgttatattttttctATAGTTTGCAGGACCTAATGAGAAATATTTGGCAGTAGTTTTCAAGCTGCCAAAAATTCTACTAGAGGTACCATTCTCTCGAGAATGGCTTCTGCCTTTTTTTGTGCTGTCACCTGGCTCCCTGTAATGGTGAACTGGCAGGGAACAACCAAACTGATTGCTCTAAGACCCTCTAGAAATCATTCTACTCTCATTGGCCTGATTCCTCGGGCGTCAGGACCTTTTCCCTGCAACCTTATTTGAAATAACGGCTGTCCTTAGATCCTTCTTGCCCCTCTAAGGCTGTGGTTGAGCGTACTTCGACTGCCCCCAATCTTTCTGAGGGGGAGACCGGGAAGCCACACTCTGTTTTTGTGTGGCACAGTGTGAGGAGCTGGCTTCAGATGTTTGGGACTGCTGCCTGTCGGCACATAGAAGGCCTTAGAACTGAGAAAACATACTGGGGTTTACCTTCACCCCCAATAACAAACAACGCGCATAATATAATAATCAAAGCTTTCATCATGAGCGCCAAACATTCGTGCCCATTTTAATCTGTATAATTAGTAAAATGTCCCGCAGTCGGAATTTAGGAACGGAATGGAACGGAATTTAGTCTGCTGTTTGTAAATCACTgccataaataaataagaattgtcaattttaatttcattgtGAATGATTAAGTTACTGTTTGAACAAAGGTTCCTTGTTTAATCCCAAGCAAATCTGAGGCAGTATTGTTCATTAACATTGTACCCCTGAGCAGGGCAATCAACTCAGGTTGCTCCAGTGGGACTCTGTCTGTAATAAGTCTACTGTAAGTAGCTTCAGGTTAACTGCCCAACACTTCTCAACAGGGTTTATGTGAATTTATGAACACACAGGGGTGGAATGCAGCCTCAGACAAGGGACAGAGTATAGTAAAATCTGGTTTAAGATCACCACAAAAAAAGCATACCCTCAGGGCGTGGAGTGATGCGTGTTGCACGTAGCCGTGGTTTTGCCATAGTACGAAGAGCAGGGGAAAGGGTGACATCTTTGCCCAGTGATGGGACTTGGGGCAAAGAAAAGACGATTTCATATTTGTGATGGCTCCTTAAAAATCCCACCTGAATAAAGAGTTAAGCAGCAATTTCAGCATGCAACACATCTTATACTAGCAGTGCTATTATTTAGATTATAAAATGTTATTGAAatgttctgttttatttttttaaaggtttttaaaaCTCTAAATTGAAGAAACTCTTTCTTTCACCTTAACGAGATATGCACCATCAGGCTCTGGTAGAGCAACAATGAGTTTATCCTGAAGCTTTTCATCACAGCTATTGTTAATTGAAGCATTTTCGTCATCATCAGGGAAATGTACTCCACCTTTTGAAGTGGAGCCTAGTAAAGAGAAAGCAAGGGTGAAGTTGAAATCACAGAGATGGATATTGGACCAGAAGATACATACTGAGATGATTAATACAGGCTGCACCCAGTGTGGGGGAGATGCTAGAACACACTCTGAATGTGTTAAGAGACGATGAGACATTTGAATCTATAAATATATGAAGCACATTTAGATGAAATCCTAATGtccatttgttttttttgttttttttactattatgtaaaaaaatgtacgacacacacacacacacacacacacatacacacatattagGAACATGGAAAAGACACTGACTTTTCCTTCCTGTTGCCATGTCGACATAAGGCCAGGGAAATCCAGAGATGATTATTGGCGACAATATGATTTCATCTCCAAATAACAGACATTGAGTCACAGAGAATGAACCCTGCAGAGGAACAGAAGATGCCTGTGAATTGTGATCTATGATCAGTTTTTCCTAtaatggcatatatatatatatatatatatatatatataaacccaaTTCCAACACTGTACACATTGTGAATAAAAagggaatgcaataatttatagaatatagatatagattaattaattaattatagaatagaatatagataGAATATCATATGttaaaagtgagacattttgaaatttcatgccaaatattggctcattttggatttcatgagagctacacaatccaaaaaagttggataaagtagcaataagaggccagaaACGTTAAATgcacatataaggaacagctggaggacaaaTTTGCAACTAATTAGGTAAATTGGCAACATgactgggtataaaaagagcctctcagagtggcagtgtctcttaGAAGttaagatgggcagaggattaccaattcccccaatgctgcagcattaaaatagtggagcaatatcagaaaggagtttctgatattgctccactttTCAAGTTtcaagttatcatcatctacagtgcctAATACactccaaagattcagagaatctgaaaCAATCTCTttgtgtaagggtcaaggccagaaaactatactggatgcccgtgatctttaGGCCCTTAGacagcactgcatcacatacagtaatgctactgtaatggaaatgaCAAAATGGGCTCAGGAATAATTCCAGAAAACGGTCggttgtcggtgaacacaactctataggtcaaaagaGAGGCCATATCTAAATATGATCCAGAAATGCAgacgttttctctgggccaaggctcatttaaaatggactgtggcaaaatggaacactgttctgtggtcagacgaatcaaaatttaaattatttttggaaaactgggaccaAAACTTTCATGTCACCCGGAGCAAAGAGGACAAggacttttttgagatgtgttgatgccatgaaattaaaaattaacttattttgcacttaaaatacacattttctcagtttaaacattcgatatgtcatctatgttgtattctgaaaaaaaatattgaaatttgaaacttctacatcattgcattctgtttttattcacaacagtgtcccaacttttctggaatcgggtttgtgtgtgtgtgtatatatatatatatatatatatatatatatatatatatatatatatatatatatatatatatatatatatatatatatatatatatatatatatatatatatatatatatatatatatatatatatatatatatatatatatatatatatatatatatatatatatatatatatatatatatatatataaaatacaccaatccggcataacattatggcaggtgaagtgaataacacctATTAtatcttcatcacggcacctgttagtgggtagGATATATTAGACTGACAGTGAACATTTTCTCTTTAAAGTTGATTTGATAGGAGCaggaaaatgggcaagcgtaaggatttgagtgtaACTAAGTGTGACTAAGTGTCTAAGTGATTAAGTGTGACTATAGTGTCAAATTTTGATGGATATAACTGCGTCAAAACATAGCAGTGTATTATGATTTCCAACAGCTAAAACTAttttctataataataataataataataattgtatatatatatatatatatatatatatatatatatatatatatatatatatatatatatatatatatatataatgatttcggaaggatcatgtggcacttaagtaatggctgctgaaaattctgttttgccatcacaagaataaattacattttaaaatataatctgctaaaaaaatcagttaatataaattgtaataatatttaacagtAGCCTATTAcaatattagcctattatatcaattacattatttattttcatatttggctTGATTTTGACAGCCTATGGGAAACAAAGTAGTTGTATATCCTGTATTGGGGATTATAATTGGCAGGCCTAATAACAGGCCTCACGAAAGATTACTCAGATGACTCATTTCTACTGAGAACTAATGAGGATGATAAAGCATTACAGTTGTGGGGGACCTCCATCCTGTGGTGTTTAACCCAGTGGGACTTGTTGCAAAGTCAATAAAATGCAAATCAAGACAGATCGTGGGATGCACAATTAATAATTTAGAAGTTGGGGAAATAACCCGCATGCTTGTTAAAGACCTTGCAACAGGCATgataatatatacagtatatatatatatatatatatatatatatatatatatatatatatatatatatatatatatatatatacacacacacacaattttatcCATTGTCCATATAATTCTTGGATACAGTACCAATAATCTGCAGCATGAAAAAGGTAGGCTATATACAGTAAAAACgtatataaagaaaaaatatgcatataaagtaagcattattaatattaattaagtaacaattgcatgatataacTGGTCACATGATCTCTGCATGACCACAcccatgattaaaaaaataaaaataaatcaagaaCACGTAGAACACTTTAAAACgatatttcacaaaattgtTCGTTGTGCAAAACTTTTAGTGTGCACCCTAACAAAAAAATGCGTTATCAAATTTTTAGAATAAATCCTATAATTGCCAGTTTCATTGAACATAATTTTTGTGCCATAAATGATGGGTGTAGAACTCTGTGTACAAACCTGCAGAGAGGCAAAGCTGTCCCTGATTGTTTCCCTGTAGATCATGCACGCAGATGGGATTCCAGACCCATCCTGATTAGTAGTGACCCAAACAGCAATTTCACATGAAAGTCTTTGGCTTAATCGGGGTCATTACACCAGTTCAGTCAAGGTTATTGCACGATATGACACTCACATTCAAAATAAAGAGGCTTATGATACCGCTCTCATTCCGAATGACTTATTCCCAGCCATTCTTCCAAACCACCCCTGCAAAATCACGTCAAATATGACGGTAAGAAAAAGCGGCTTATGCAACAATAATCGCTCTGAAATCGGTGAGATGGGCGATGCAAGTTATAGATATGTCGATTTTTAATATGGGCCGTCCCCGAGGAACCCGGCTTTAGTGGATAAACAAAACCTTCGAAGACATCTCGTTCATAATTTATTAAAGTACAGCATGTTATGTTCTGTGTAGAAATGGGACCACACTGAGCATCGCGTGCCAGTGTCCCGTATGGCACCACTGACAGTAAAAAACAACACCTCGATATGAAAAGAATAACTGGTTTGCGAAATGCGGGATGTCTATTGATCATATAGTTTATGGTAGGCTATGGACTTGGTTCGAACATGATTATAAATAAACCTGGTGAAACGTCTTCTTAAAAATGGCAAGGCAGTTTATTGCAAAAACATTCAATAACAGACCGACTTTAGGATCGATTTTGAGGCTTCTATTAGGCTATAATAGATTCTGCAATTGGGTTTTAAACTGTGTGCGCGTTCACATAGACTGTACACATAGTTGAATATCAAAATAACATTGAATGGAAATACACTGGAAATCAAAACTTACCTATATTGAATGCACTGTACAGTAGGGGCAGGTTTGTGGCGTTGCCTGAAGCGCTGTGCCATCCGTCCTCTCGAATGTAGCGTGCAGCAGGTCTGACGCTGCGCGCGGTCACAAGAACGGAGCTGCAGCCATTGGTTAATGATGGATGCttaacattctctctctctctctctctctctctctctctctctctctctctctctctctctctctctctctctctctctctctctctcattatcATTAATTACTTAACAACCAGTCGTAACGATTTGTCTTTCCAAACTTCTTTTCATGCCTTTTATCAATAAAGATATGTTTAACGAAATCCGAGTTTTCTGTCTCTCGATTGACAGCCTACAACTACCACATTCTAGTCTCGAATAGCCAGACCTTCAGGCTTCAAAGGACGTTTTACTACATACATGACATGCAGGCCTAAGTCTAATGCAACCAAATGTctctgattttgttttgtttttgcaaagCACTTATTTTGCTTTAAAAATTTGAGGTTAAAACCACTGGAGTCATAtagattattttaataatacattttcttaGTAGGTAAAGGCttagatttaattaaaaagatcttaattcgtgttctgaagatgaacaaatatCTTACAGGTATCCATTTGATGGGAATGCAAGATTTTAATATGCAAAGGCATAGAATAAAAGACCCAGGAATAAAAGAGAAATGCAGTTTCTTATATTAGGCTATAcgatatatatattcacatttatttttgctttagTATTAGGTACAAAACACATATTTGAACATTAGACATTTTTATGCTTGATTAagctaattaaaaattaaatgggtGGGTTATTTTACAACCATAACTCCATATAACATCATCATTAGTTATTCAGTATTCAGTGTcaaatttaatttcagttgATCACATGGATTGTAagttaaatcaataaaaaaatatataactaaAAAATGAAACCTGTGAGGTAtatatgttttttcttttcatcCCATCCCATTATTCTTTCATTTTTCAGTCAGCCAGCTTGGGTCAGCTGGATAGGCAGGACATATGATAAGGGGTGCCTCATTTTTGCCAGATTTGTTGGTGCATGGGCTGAAAAAAGGATATAAAGACTCTGTAAAGGAGTCTGTGAAGGTAAATATCAGTGACTTTGTCTCTGCATTATAAAAGGACAATTGACCTTTTTCATAGTCCACATACACGCCGACACTCTGCGGTTTTGGGTGTATGTTTATAGGCGTCGATGGTTCTGTGCGAAAGGCATATTCACTCTTGTCACGTAGACTTAGGAACCAAAATCCATTCGCTGGGTTCGCAGCTATTTTTCCTTTCCTGTTGATAGAGCGGCTGGCGATGCCCAAATCCCAGTCCGTCTTCTCACCCACAAAGACCTCCCAGTAATGGCAGCCAGAGCTGATGTCTTGACGGCCAAGTACACACACCACGCGGTCAAATCTTTCAAGTGTGTCTGGCACCATCTGGTAGCGGTCACTGCAGCGCACCTGTTTACCATcctcagagatgatcagacgtGGATGGGCTGAGTCTTGATCTAGCGTCACGTCCactgaacagacagacagaagagtTGAAAACACAATGATTGCAGGAATAATTGAAAGTGGGGACATACATATTTAGGGTATCTTATGATGTGCAGAGAATAAAAAAGATACCATACTTGCATATTCCGGCACTCTCCATGCTTCTACAGTTAGAAAaagcagaaaaaagaaaaattaaaataaaaaagagataaaataacaataaaaaatgtgtaCAAAGCCACCCTGAATAATACatatttagaatatttttttaaataagtatttTATACTCACTAaggcttttatttatttggtgttatttattaccatttaaaataactgtaatatattttaaaatgtaatttattcctgatgatggcaaagctgaattttcagcatcattactccagtgtcacatgatcctttagaaatcattcttatatgcttgatttgctgcttaagaaacatttattaataatgtgctgctcaatatttttgtggaaacatgaTAAAGCGAATTAAGTTcgataaaaatatatttattttattcagcaaagacacATTAAAGACataataatgttaatattaataattattataattaataatgttaataaaatacattaatgtGGTTCTTTTGAACTGCAAAAGCAGTGTTTTGTGTGAAGCTATGAGAAGTTAAAACCTTCAAATTTTGATAATACTCTTGGGGAGGACGTAGTGCATTTCTTCAGTTCAGTTCTTTTcctttagcagacacttttatctacaaaaaatgtcattataaCAACAATATTTGTTGTACATGATGTAGACTTTTATAGTTTAAGCTAGATTAGTAGAAGAATACATTAACcctgtcttaaaaaaaaacaaaaaaaaaacttactttGTTGATATATTTCCTGTGAGTTTTCCATGGAAGTGCGCAAACCTGACAGTACAACAATACATAACATAAACATGACTGAAAACAGTTATATGTGCATTCAAAgatgaaaaagaaaacaagatCTGCTCTTAAATTCCCAATGGTTTTCAACTAATATTGTGTTTGG
It includes:
- the LOC137073017 gene encoding adipose-secreted signaling protein — encoded protein: MATGRKSSTSKGGVHFPDDDENASINNSCDEKLQDKLIVALPEPDGAYLVKVGFLRSHHKYEIVFSLPQVPSLGKDVTLSPALRTMAKPRLRATRITPRPEGGVKVVCEYSAQQEGVVQEELTLVNRSRRDSSVRIRLQARVMERHHGTPMLLDGVRCVGEDKHTK